The following are encoded together in the Lusitaniella coriacea LEGE 07157 genome:
- a CDS encoding universal stress protein — MFKTVLFPIDRSRESRHAVDVVTDLVKKYDSRLIILSVVEETSAESETAVPEVMSSAETVEKLLKGAQALFVEKGIQAEIMEREGMPSFTICDVADELDANLIIMGSRGMGLTEEGAAESVTNRVINLSPCPVLVVP; from the coding sequence ATGTTTAAAACAGTTCTATTTCCAATCGATCGCAGTCGGGAATCCCGCCATGCAGTGGATGTGGTAACCGATCTGGTGAAAAAGTATGACAGCCGTTTAATCATACTCTCCGTGGTGGAAGAAACTTCTGCGGAATCGGAAACTGCCGTTCCGGAGGTGATGAGTTCGGCAGAAACAGTGGAGAAATTACTTAAGGGCGCTCAAGCGCTGTTTGTGGAGAAAGGGATTCAGGCTGAGATTATGGAACGGGAAGGAATGCCCTCTTTTACGATCTGCGATGTGGCAGACGAACTCGATGCTAATTTGATCATTATGGGGTCTAGAGGCATGGGGTTGACTGAAGAAGGAGCGGCAGAAAGCGTGACGAATCGG